From Leptospira stimsonii, the proteins below share one genomic window:
- a CDS encoding AAA family ATPase, whose translation METVKIAGLNVPLSKSGINTGSLGSDLVETDSTVRNLSNILYPLLEGKPVLLVGDAGVGKNALIYYINFMRKHPTSRFSFNEDTLPEDLIGSYRILMDGQGFAWSDGPLTAAIRSGQSFVADEMNLCPPHIIKRFSTVYESAYLELIEGDGSRISCGEGFNFIGTQNPSEGFEGRKPLPFDITRFFSVVFIDPHTPDEILFILKKLYPALSESLLQSCIRISLETENRVITGKLGKGDLEKYHFNIRNLKKLCNRILGLKAETSELQFREFWNFYVEPFRKKEDRDLQVELLLSETGLKMTPELPEPTFQVHKGFLYCNDKAFPVVDENKAKNLLSSVPLPLKLREFSEKIFTAVQFQENVLIEYSEEQDPQILLPLFTEISGLPLETVSLCKGIHTSDIIGALKPISGSKVDWVDGPLTRGIREGGNILITNLEAAGAELVEKLNMLTDDARSLTLPPEAGRSEPIQLTGDSRIFALKLFRKSKSTATISRAFRNRFTSVLFPDLEDESTLTEILSFYLPGNSLISKMVTFHTKIRDLAKKRTIGSANLLPYLFGLSNLLFWKDHILRYADEKTGEAGLKETAVRGGKIAYTNQIADSKERQELEKILDFQMSGIEVESDFFKVLEDKKKKTLTTATDIEKKRWWNPELHKREALTGKAKLLNSGNPLKRGVEIDTPETGGQMKEGADAWYGQDTRGNKGQGEPAGGGGAWGYRTEELYKQFLAKRKILWDYTIQVSIKEFKEVFGQSLEDIELNLDRLFDPEIDITRLYRNEGNRIDTRKYISFLSGRGDSKVFDRTIIDKNEEKLKGVEVAFLVSKSRRIFNFEYAVAVISAMLSSAYILKEHEVDFSIHAYSDRNNKKDRIDLVPIKRLDEEYDDAKEEEMFNYLRTDWQGDSVEEYQLLEKVESYFSPEAQTKIVVMISDFRGQRGKAEVSDEINSRDNRKLHAEILKNQNRNYVFLGVGLGRRYIAEHLFQDSIQITSDNFYNMPNLIGTELGRLILTHHSMRN comes from the coding sequence ATGGAAACCGTAAAAATCGCCGGTCTGAATGTTCCCCTTTCTAAGTCGGGAATCAACACAGGAAGTCTTGGATCCGATCTCGTTGAGACCGATTCCACCGTTCGCAATCTATCCAATATTCTCTATCCTCTTCTGGAAGGAAAACCCGTGCTTCTCGTGGGCGACGCCGGCGTGGGAAAGAACGCTCTTATCTATTACATCAACTTCATGAGAAAACATCCTACCTCGCGTTTTAGTTTTAACGAGGATACGCTCCCGGAAGATCTGATCGGGTCGTATCGAATTCTTATGGACGGTCAAGGTTTTGCATGGTCGGACGGGCCTTTGACCGCGGCGATTCGTTCCGGTCAGAGCTTCGTCGCCGACGAGATGAATCTCTGTCCTCCACATATCATCAAACGATTCTCCACCGTTTACGAGTCCGCCTATTTAGAGTTAATCGAAGGAGACGGCTCGAGAATTTCCTGCGGTGAAGGTTTTAATTTTATCGGAACCCAGAATCCTTCCGAAGGGTTTGAGGGAAGAAAACCGCTACCTTTCGACATCACCCGATTCTTCTCCGTCGTCTTTATCGATCCGCATACTCCCGATGAAATTCTTTTTATTCTGAAAAAACTCTATCCGGCCTTGAGTGAGTCCTTATTGCAATCCTGCATTCGTATTTCTTTGGAAACGGAGAATCGTGTGATCACGGGTAAGCTCGGAAAAGGCGATCTGGAAAAGTATCACTTCAACATTCGAAATCTAAAAAAACTTTGTAATCGTATTCTCGGTTTAAAGGCAGAAACGAGCGAACTTCAGTTTCGTGAATTCTGGAATTTTTATGTGGAACCGTTTCGTAAAAAAGAAGACAGAGACCTTCAAGTCGAACTTTTGTTAAGCGAAACCGGACTCAAGATGACTCCGGAACTTCCGGAACCGACCTTTCAAGTTCACAAAGGATTCTTATATTGTAACGATAAGGCCTTTCCGGTTGTGGATGAAAACAAAGCGAAGAATCTTTTGAGCAGTGTTCCTCTTCCTCTGAAACTTCGCGAATTTTCCGAAAAGATTTTTACCGCGGTTCAGTTTCAGGAAAACGTTTTGATCGAATATTCGGAAGAACAGGATCCTCAGATTCTTCTTCCTCTCTTTACCGAAATTTCGGGTCTTCCTCTGGAGACCGTGAGTTTGTGTAAGGGGATTCATACTTCCGATATCATCGGGGCTTTGAAACCGATCAGCGGTTCCAAGGTGGATTGGGTGGACGGTCCTCTCACTCGTGGAATCCGAGAGGGCGGAAACATTCTCATCACAAACTTGGAAGCGGCCGGAGCCGAACTAGTAGAAAAATTGAATATGCTTACGGACGATGCGAGATCTCTCACTCTTCCTCCCGAAGCCGGAAGAAGCGAACCGATTCAGTTGACCGGAGATTCCCGCATCTTTGCCCTCAAACTTTTCAGAAAATCAAAATCGACCGCGACCATTTCCCGCGCGTTTCGAAATCGTTTTACGAGCGTTTTGTTTCCGGATTTAGAGGACGAGTCCACGTTAACCGAAATTCTTTCCTTTTATCTTCCGGGAAACAGTTTGATTTCGAAGATGGTGACTTTTCACACAAAGATCCGCGATCTCGCAAAAAAAAGAACCATCGGTTCCGCGAATCTTTTGCCGTATCTGTTCGGTCTTTCCAATCTTCTTTTCTGGAAGGATCATATTCTTCGTTATGCGGATGAAAAAACGGGAGAAGCGGGGCTAAAAGAAACCGCGGTTCGAGGAGGTAAGATCGCTTATACAAATCAGATCGCAGATTCGAAGGAAAGACAGGAACTCGAAAAAATCTTAGATTTCCAAATGTCCGGCATCGAAGTCGAATCCGATTTCTTCAAGGTTCTTGAGGATAAGAAAAAAAAAACTCTAACAACGGCCACCGACATTGAGAAAAAACGTTGGTGGAACCCCGAACTTCATAAAAGAGAAGCGTTAACCGGAAAGGCGAAACTACTCAACTCGGGCAATCCACTCAAACGAGGAGTCGAAATCGACACCCCCGAAACGGGAGGCCAGATGAAGGAAGGCGCCGACGCTTGGTATGGTCAGGACACCCGCGGCAACAAAGGCCAAGGAGAACCCGCCGGCGGAGGCGGGGCTTGGGGTTACCGCACCGAAGAACTCTATAAACAATTTCTTGCCAAACGTAAGATCCTCTGGGACTACACGATCCAAGTTTCCATAAAAGAATTCAAAGAAGTTTTCGGTCAAAGCCTCGAAGACATCGAACTCAACTTGGATCGTCTCTTTGATCCCGAGATCGACATCACAAGATTGTATCGAAACGAAGGGAATCGCATCGATACTCGGAAATACATTTCATTCTTATCCGGAAGAGGAGACTCGAAGGTTTTCGATCGTACGATCATCGATAAGAACGAGGAAAAACTCAAAGGTGTGGAAGTTGCGTTCCTCGTCTCCAAGTCGAGAAGGATCTTCAACTTCGAATACGCGGTCGCCGTGATTTCGGCGATGCTTTCTTCCGCTTATATTCTCAAAGAACACGAGGTGGATTTTTCGATTCACGCCTATTCGGATCGAAACAATAAGAAGGACAGAATCGATCTCGTTCCGATCAAACGTCTCGACGAAGAATACGACGACGCCAAAGAAGAGGAAATGTTCAATTATCTCCGAACCGATTGGCAAGGAGACTCCGTAGAAGAATATCAGCTTCTCGAAAAAGTAGAATCGTACTTTTCGCCGGAGGCACAGACGAAAATTGTGGTAATGATCTCTGATTTTCGGGGACAAAGGGGAAAAGCAGAAGTTTCCGACGAAATCAATTCTCGGGACAACCGCAAACTTCACGCCGAAATTCTGAAAAACCAGAATCGGAACTACGTCTTTCTGGGAGTCGGTCTCGGAAGACGATACATTGCGGAACATCTGTTTCAGGATTCCATCCAGATCACTTCGGATAATTTTTACAATATGCCCAACTTGATCGGAACCGAACTAGGCAGATTGATTCTCACACATCACAGTATGAGAAATTAA
- a CDS encoding pyridoxal phosphate-dependent aminotransferase produces MSQNPLEYVLANRIQGLDTSAIRKAFELAGSLKNPINLSIGQPHFPCPANIIEAGCKALKDGKTAYTLTGGIPELRSALAEKYKTTNGISYATPERILVTSGISSAFLLLFNALLNEGDECLVVTPHFLMYPAYIKIYGGKMNTVHQSFEPEDLKEFSNKKLKIIIYSSPSNPTGKILSRKQLEALAELAERTGAYLISDEIYELFDYDKKFVSAGSFYEKTITLSGFSKTYSMTGLRLSSILAPEPITKALTTLQQYTIVCAPSVTQWMGIEALKTDMSSYIADYKEKRDFVYDSIKDHYEVEKSEGAFYFFIKIKEKDDDFVLRAIKEKELILVPGYIFADSKNYIRISFASEWENLKKGISALVSLA; encoded by the coding sequence ATGAGTCAGAATCCATTAGAATATGTTTTAGCAAATCGAATCCAAGGTCTCGACACTTCCGCGATCCGCAAAGCGTTCGAACTCGCGGGGAGTTTAAAAAATCCGATCAACCTTTCCATCGGCCAGCCTCATTTTCCTTGTCCCGCAAATATCATAGAAGCCGGTTGTAAGGCTCTCAAAGACGGAAAAACCGCTTATACTCTCACAGGTGGAATTCCGGAACTTCGTTCCGCGCTTGCAGAAAAATACAAGACGACTAACGGAATCTCCTACGCGACGCCGGAAAGAATTTTGGTCACTTCCGGAATCAGCTCCGCGTTCTTACTTTTATTCAACGCATTGTTAAACGAAGGAGACGAATGTCTCGTAGTCACGCCCCACTTTTTGATGTATCCCGCGTATATCAAAATCTACGGAGGAAAGATGAACACGGTGCATCAATCCTTCGAACCGGAAGATCTAAAGGAATTCTCCAATAAAAAACTGAAGATCATCATCTATTCTTCTCCTTCCAATCCTACGGGTAAAATTCTTTCCAGAAAACAATTGGAAGCGCTCGCCGAACTCGCGGAAAGAACGGGGGCTTATCTGATTTCGGACGAGATCTACGAACTTTTCGACTATGATAAGAAGTTTGTCTCGGCGGGTTCTTTTTACGAGAAGACGATTACTCTTTCCGGTTTTTCCAAAACTTATAGTATGACCGGTTTGCGTTTGTCTTCGATTCTCGCACCGGAACCCATTACAAAAGCCTTAACGACTTTGCAACAATATACGATCGTCTGCGCTCCTTCGGTCACTCAGTGGATGGGAATCGAAGCACTCAAAACGGATATGAGTTCCTACATAGCAGACTACAAAGAAAAAAGGGACTTCGTCTACGATTCCATAAAAGATCACTATGAAGTGGAAAAGAGCGAAGGCGCGTTCTACTTCTTCATCAAGATCAAAGAAAAAGACGATGATTTTGTTCTGAGGGCCATAAAAGAGAAGGAATTGATCTTGGTTCCCGGTTATATCTTTGCCGATTCTAAGAATTACATTCGGATCAGCTTTGCTTCCGAATGGGAGAATCTAAAAAAGGGAATTTCAGCGCTTGTTTCACTCGCTTGA